Genomic segment of Gasterosteus aculeatus chromosome 4, fGasAcu3.hap1.1, whole genome shotgun sequence:
GTTTAAAACGGTCTCTCCACTTCTCTGGTTTCACTTTTGTAAACGTGTCAGACGTGCTCCGGCAGCTGTGGTATAAATAGTTGATTGATCCGGTCAGGCCTCAGGCGGCTGCAGTGGATCTATACTCCTGTAACGTCGCACACAGCTGATGTACAGAAACGACAAAACCTTCCGCTTTATGGGAATAACTCATTTTAATGCAAGTTTCTCATCAAGGCAAAACAAAAGGCATCCGACAGGTAATTTGGTGTCTTCTGTTAAGCAAgcactttttttcatattttcagttttatttccaAGCtttataataaaaacaacattggattcttttttttcataacgAGATCATGGAACAAAACATGTGGCCATTGACTGTTAACAGTAATCAAACAAATCGCTGTCATCTTTAAAAACGCATTCATATGATTCCACCGGAGGACATACGTCGGCAAAAAAACGTCCCCTGTGCAACTGAAAGGGACACATTTCAGGCGTTAACTTAATAGCGGCCAGTGGCTCGTCAACGGCCCTTTGGAGTGTAGAGGGGAGAGGGTCCGTGGTAATGGGCTTACCCTCGGTGAAGCAGAAGGGAGTGCTGGAGATGGTTGACAGGGCAAACAGGAGTAGTATCTTACAGAGGTAATCATCATAAAGTGCCAAGAAAGCCTCACACCAGATGAGCCTGAGATCCGAGTGTACCgcgtgttactgtgtgtgtgtgtgtgtgtgtgtgcgcctgttgTGCGTTAGTGTAGGATTCTAAAGAGGAGCCTGAAACGTAGGGTTATGTTTAGAAGCTAGGTACAAGCTGCTACGGAGTAGCCCCTGGACAGGGTGGGCCGGTCAGTGCTGGGGGGGGTCACATCAAGGTAGATAAGACTTCCATATGGGAATCAAGGCTTTTATTTATAGACGGGCAAGACTTGGGGTGGATTTGTAAAAGGAGTGCGAGGTATAAGGCAGATGAGGGGAGGGCTTGAGGCACAGAAATGGGGGGCGAACACGGGGGGTGGGCGAGTTATGTCAGCATGTCCCAGAGACAACAGCAACACAGAGCAGTCCAGCAGGCTGTCAGGCACGTGTCTCCTGAGTCGTCCCTTCTCCTGTCCTCCACCACGTACActggagaaaagagagagaaaacatttgGAATAAAGCAAATAGTGATTTGTTTTCTCGAATCACGTAAAACCGGGGCTGATTCATCGCTAGGCGCAAGTGTAACCTGCTATGATTTCCGTCTAATTGCGTTCATCCCGGGAGGTGACACGTCGCCATGGCGACGCCACAGAAGCCCAGCGCCATGATGCGGCAGCGTTACGGTCGAGTAGCACGAGCGCTGCTTTTGAGGTGAAACGAGGCTCAGAGCCgaccagacttttttttttttttttttataaatgtgtcGTACAGCAGCAGCTTTCCGTCACCTTCAGTCAATGTGTCTAAATAAGTCATGTGAAAGGATTACGTTGGCCATGTGTGAAGTTCCCAAtctgttccacacacacacaaaaaaagaagtacAACAACAGGCCAGCGTGGAAAGATCTCCGTTCCTTGTGGTTTTGATTAATCATTCATGTGCAGGGAGACGGGCGCCCGGCACATAACAACCAGGCGCAGTGACTCGTGACAGAGGGCTGTTTGTTACCACGGTGACCGGCCCTGCACAATAGATTAGGTGAAGCTAGCTGGACTCTGATAATGAAATGACTAGTTAATGATTGGCCAATATGTAAGAATGAATGCCTTTTTTTGTTATCAAGATGATTCAAGGCGTGTTCTTAATAGTAGAACACTCTTTTATTCCATCAGAAGAAGCTTATCTTGATCAGTTCCATGAGCAGTGACACCTCACTGCTCTCTGTAATACAATACCGTGTTTTAAAAGGTGTTCTCAGGAAGCTTTGCATATATTCATTTGGAATATTTTGTAAGTGTGATgtgtgcctttttaaaatatttgattcaCAGATTGTATATCTGCATGACTTTCCACATTTAAATCCTTAATGATTTGCTTGGCGTGCTGActggttttgctttttttcagcTCTCATCATTTGGTCAAAAGACAgaatgaagttgttttttttgtggattttcACAGAAAAGTCAAACATTTAATGGTTCTGGCTTCATCTTGGACAGTGAGAAATCAAGATGAGCATTTTTGCCCCTTTTTTAGAACTAACtatctggaaaaaaaatgtcacattaattcctaaaataaataatagttcCTTTTTAAGAGTAGACAGTTTCCTTTGTTGTCAAAGTTAAATATCATCAGTTTTATTCAAGAGTCCCACCTGGACCCTGAAACCAAAAGCAGCTTTAATGCAATTCAGTCAcaactcatttttatttattttttctgtttcaaaAAGGTAACTTGAGGCTTTGAGGAATATTGATTTAAACATTGCAAAACTAATCAAATACCTCCCAAATTCTAAATCAATGTTATTTTATCAGACATTTCCAGCACAACTCCGTTTGGATCGACCTGCTGATGAAATGTCACATAACGAAGACGCCGCAGCTAAACGCCAATGTGACAAGAGGGAATGAAGTCATTTCAGGAATCAATAGCTACTAAAATGTGCCTTTTGAAAATACGATCTctcataataataaaatcaagCTCAATGTGCGGCTTGTCTGGTCGATTAGATAACACCGTAATCGTATATTTCTTGCTCGGCGCGTCTTTTGCTTGCCGTTTGCACTCGTCTCTGTCGCCTGTTGCCACTCACCTGTGTTTTTGGGAGCCTCCCCGTACATGGGCCCAGGGGGGGCCCCCCCCTGCCAGCCAAACTGAGGCTGCGGTTGACCTGGGTATCCGTAAGCAGGCTGTCCAGGGCCAGGGTAAGGACCTCCGGGGCCCATCTGTCCTGCAGGGTAGTTGGGGTACGCGGCGTTCGGCTGCTCCATGTTCACGGGGTATCCCTGTGGAGGGTAGCCCTGGGGGGGGTAGCCCTGTTGAGGTGGGCCCTGGCCTGGGTAGCCCGGGGCGGTGGGGCCATTGCCTGGGTACGGAGGAGGCTGCTCGAAATTCATCTTGGAGACAAACTCTCGCCTGAAGAGCAAGAAAATACAAGTTGAATTAGTCTGCTTAGAAAAGACGACAGTGACGAGAGGGGCAGAGGACGTTGAtgtgttgtcatggaaacagcaCTGATGTCAAAACagggagaagagaaaacaatacCAGTCAATACTTTGGGAGTGAAGTCAAAATTGAGGGCAACAAGTAGTAGAACTTGTTTTTACAACTGACACTAAACAATATATCATAAAGTTAAATAACGATGCTACATTGGTTTTAAACCTATATTAGTGTAATATAAAAGTAATTACCTTTTTTATAGTTGTAAAGTGTTGTAGATACAATACTAACCGCGTTCACTGGGGCTGGGCGGTATAACCGGTATGCCGGTTTCAAATTTCCTTACGGTAGGAATTTCTCCTACACGGTCACACTGCGTTTAGCCGCAACAACTGACAGGCTGCAATGTGTAATGCTCATCGCTCACTCGCGTTACGTGTACGGAGattaactttttaactttatAACGACAATGAATCACCCACGACACAACAAACGCTCTTTAACGGGGACAAACTCCACGACAcgtaaacaatttgtaacaacGAGCGGTGAACAGCTGCTCAGGGGGCAGTGAATGAATGAGTTTAttcggggagaaaaaaaagaaataccgTGACCGTTTTTGGCCACACACCCCCGACTAGTGTACACGATTTGGGGGTTCTTGTATATCGAAATGGTTAGTTTAAACTGTCTCGTGGTCATACTAGTTTGCTGTTGACTTTATGTGAATGTTTCCAAATTCCATTGCAAATTGAGAATAATGTGGCATTGTATCaactgcgtgtgcgtgtgcgtgtgtaaatTCGCCTCGAGGGTCACATTAGGGACGGAATTCCACTGAGCCCATCTATGAGAACACAACATTTTCAGACAGGCACAAGCACAAATGATGCAACCGTTTTCCCCGGATGGAAAAGTGAGGAGCACAGAGTCGCTCTCCAATCCCTCGAATCACCTCGGGTCCCGTCACGCCTTGGCAAGTATCGCACGGGGAACAATACCCGGACGCCGCGGCCACGATGAGCCCACATAGCGCTGTTTGCATGTCGAGTGAGTGCTACGAGTCAACCGTCATCAGGGCCCACATCACAACCCACAAAGATAAGCGGTTATGTTCACAGACATTACAAATAGGAGTGCAGAGCGATGCTAATAAAATTAACCATGGGAACGAAAGAGCGAGAACGAGATTGCGGCGACCAAACTTCACAcagctttttttctccttgctgggaaacacacacacacacacacacacacacacacacacactcttagtGTTTCATTTGATGCAAATGCCCAACCaggaccttttttttgtttgtttccacagCTGTTTGGAAAGTCCAATAAATGTTTGTGATTAGCTTTGTGTCCTAAGGTTAAAAGTTCAACTTTAGACCTTGTAAGAAGAAAGGGCATTTCCCAACTTAATGGATTCCGATAAGGAACCTTCAAGTCTCCGTCACTGGATTTGCTCATGTAGAGGAAAGCGGGCGAGATGGAAAGCACGTCTGCCAGACCTCCCTGGATTCCTCTCAGGTTGTATATGTACACGGTAAACATGTAAATAGCACTCTAACTCCATTCTGCTCAGCTTCTCCTTCTACATCCACTCCTCCGCCCGAGACAAAGCAACGCTGTAAGCGGAAATGAGTCAGGAGGCATTTCTCGAATAGACGGAGAAacggctgccattttggaaatgcAACATTGTATTTATTAGGCTATAATTTATGAACACTGTTAATCTCTTTGATTAAATAAttctacaataataataatgtgatttaaacaaataaaatcattgaaaaggaaaataacgtAATGTTGAATTGAGCAGTAAGCTTCTCTTTGCGGCGCTTTTCAAAAGATGTCCGCACATTTCTTCCCGCCTGACAGATGGCAAGGCCTCCGTAACTACGGTTACCGTGCTCCAGGAGGAAAAGAATGATCCCCGAGGCTTTTGTTGTACCTTGAGGCAGCGAGAAAGAGTGAAGTAACACAATCATCCgatgtctctttctctctgtcccgGTTAACCGGGAAGCGTTGATGGCTGTCGGATCTCAAGTCATTTGTGACCATAGAGAGTGTTACATTACCGGCTACAGGCTGAGAAGCGCTTTTTTCAAAAGGGACCTTACAGCGAAAGGGGTAATCTGACACCGGTGAGGCTGTTTACACAGCATCAAAGTTTACCCAGTGGGTCACCTTGGCTCTATTGTACACACATAAATCTGCAAAAGCCTTCAGTATCGTATTAAGTTCTGATGAGAAGTGATTTACAGGTTTCGTCTC
This window contains:
- the LOC120818487 gene encoding cysteine-rich and transmembrane domain-containing protein 1; amino-acid sequence: MNFEQPPPYPGNGPTAPGYPGQGPPQQGYPPQGYPPQGYPVNMEQPNAAYPNYPAGQMGPGGPYPGPGQPAYGYPGQPQPQFGWQGGAPPGPMYGEAPKNTVYVVEDRRRDDSGDTCLTACWTALCCCCLWDMLT